In Cryptomeria japonica chromosome 5, Sugi_1.0, whole genome shotgun sequence, the genomic window TATAGTTTCTTGGCTCTTACAAGAGATAAGAGAGTCAAATATATTTTGTCTAAAGATATTTCACTATATTGGCTGAGGGAGGAACCATTCCCCTTGATAGCTATGTATCTATTGGCACTACTAAATATCTGTAGCAAGTCCTGCAACTCTGGTTTGgctattttttatataaattattttacTTAACAAATATACAATTAATTTGTAAATTTCCTTAAATTTCTTATCAAGATGTCCATTAGACTTCCGAAAATACAAATTGCTAATATGACTACATCATGGTTGCAATCAATGTCATTTTAAGATAGGTACAAATTTACATCTCCCATTTGGCCTTCACTTTTTTGACATAGCTATAATAGAAAGATCACAAAAGAAAAGAATATTGATCTTTAAGCAGGACAATATAGCAGAGTGTTTGACCTCCTTAGCAAGAATTTATATAAGTTGTTCTTTAATTACAATAACTAAGAAAACACTTACGGTTACAATCTTATCTGAAGAAGCATATTTGGTATTCTTGTAGTCACTCCAAAGCTGGTCAACAGATTTGCCAGTGAGATCAATAAAGAACCCCAAGTCCCATCCGGAAGCCATTTTAGCATTTATGTTGGCAACAAATCCAGAGCTAATACTGTCACAATACTGCAAGAAGTAGGCAGTAACCTCATAACCGTGGTACCATTTGTCTCCACTGCCTGGCTTAACCCAGTGGGGAGGAGCCAATCCTGCAGTGAGGCGCACATAGTCTGCAATGCCTCTAATGAGCCCATCGGGGGCATTTCCCTGCCCGTTCCATTGCCACACGTGTGTCATTTCGTGGTACAAAACTCCTCTAATTTCTGCCTTCACGTCCCCTCCGTAGCTACCCACATAATCTGCACTCAGGTGAATTTCGTCCGCACTTGTATACGAAATGCATTCCATGCTTTCGATGATGAGAGTAACCTTTACCACATTCTTTCTGTCTGCAGCCGATTGCTGTTGGAAGGTATCCCAGATGAATTTGGTGGAGGAGTCCATAATTTCAAGGGCTCCGCTCTGGCCGATCTCTTGATCGAATCTGTTGCCACCGGTAGTTCCCTGGGCATTATTAGAGAATTCGAAATCCACCGCTTCCGTAGCTTGGCCCAGTAATATCGCCGGCAGTGCTATCAACCCTAGCACTGCACCAAGGCGACTGGTCATTCTCACGCCAAGATTTTCCTCCACAACCAGAACGTCTATCTCGCGCTAAACAAACAATTCGTAGTTGCCCCCTTATGTTAAATGGATAGAGTGGGGTAGATGATATACAGTTTTTTTCGCGTATGTCGTATCATTTACGGAGTGTATCAGAGACCGAGCCAATGCGTGCTTTCTACGTTTCATTGCCTTGTCAGCTGAGTGTGAATCTAGGCCTCACACTCCACCATCTCAGCCCCTTCACTCAACAGTGAACACCTTTGAATTCCGTTCCAAGATAGTCTTTTAGACGGAACAAATACGCGTACACCGCGTGATTGTTTTAAACGGATCACGATAACCTATTCCCGTCAACACGCAATCTATGTTAAGTGTTTGTCTCTAGTATTTTGCTAAAAAGTCAAAGTCTTCAAGAACCATGGACTTTGATACGCGCTTAATCTTCtttctaaaaatataatatttgaagTTTTAAATTATTAGTTCCTGTTTTGGGTAGGATACTAACGCAattattgaattctaatttttctgaatgtaatttttattttagaTGATTATAAAAATACCATACCATTTATCTTTTTTCTTATTGAATTGTGTaaatgtaaaattcaaattttaaattaaaaaaatacatttttaatgcatttaatttacTATGGACAAGTACCTCAGTTTTGGGATATTGAAAATGCAATAACTCAGATAGTACCTCCGTGCCAGAATAATGAAACCGATGTGCCTCTCCCTGGCGTGCATTTTAACCTGCGGCCATCTCATCCACGTCACCCTCGGCAATATCCACAAGGTCCATTGAAGATCGTAAAGAGCGCTAATCCCATGGAAAGCAATcatgtgatactacaaatttgtaGTGAAACTCGAAAAGCATAAACTTGATAGCAATCTACTTTATGCTTCTCGCTTAATGTGGAGGAACCACTTTTTAAAGTGTTTGTCCCACTTTTACAACGTACCTTGCACTAGGGGAAGGGTATCAGTAGTGAacatagctaactttgtgcacaTAGAACTCCCAAACTGTACGTCagatttcattttttcttttgttgtcttcgtatacgacttaactgcttataactaaggatctggcttctgggtagtgaCGATGCACGTTGTGGAAATCGTTATGTGCCGAAAGGTCAAAAAGcggtcatttcaaagtgtctacCCATACATGAACTCCTTTGCACCAAAAGTAGATAACTCAAAATTTTTAGTAGTAgtggacaaatgttccaatagtagATCaccttttttgacatttttttactataattagcccatttgtgcaccactactagggcatttgtgcaaaattatccactattggtacatgtgatattcatTAATGAACTTTCCATTATCAATGTGTTGGGCTCCTTTGCAATCTACTGCCAGGGGGTTGGGTTGACAAAAGGTGTCCACTATTGGAACTATGTCCACTACTGGTACCCTTCCCCTACCTggtttttttgtttatgtttgcaaTTAACATGGAATTCAATTTTACACTAGAAATTTTTAGACGTGGATTGTTGATGAATTATTTGTTAATAAGTTTAATGTTAGTGAACTTGATAAATACTTGTTATTAATCATGAAAATTCTTATTGTcacatatataattatattatttttactTTTAATATTTTATGAAAATTCTTATTGCCACACATTGTTCTTGAAAATGGATTGAtactcctcatccattgcatctttccaaacttgttgttttgtggcTTCCTCTACACTAGAAGGTTCAaactcaataagattacacattaatgcaacataaccagaaaatctttgttgtctttttctttctctgaaTGTTCCTCTATGAGTGGCAAATTGTTATGCTTCTTGCATAGTGTTTCGcacccaaagaggtctctttcgagaCACAACAATATCTTTGGGCCCATCAGTGGGATCCAAGGGTTCAATTCAATCATTACTCATATCAGGTTATGTAGTCTTCGTCTGAATCTTAGGAGCatcatcaacatccatgtcttgaggagtctcatcatctatctccatgcttTAGCCCTTGGAtttcttgaatgcaacatcttcctcaaatctgATGTCCCTACTAACCTCTATTTGCTTCTGTCAAGGAATGTAAATAcgataggctttggaggtttcattgtagcctacaaatattcctctcttgccaaaaggctccaacttggttctcctgtccttgggaatatgaacatacatagaacaaccaaataTTCTCAGGTGGTTGATATCAGGCTTGATACCAGAGAAGGCTTCTTCAAgagtcatattttgtaatatctgatgaggacatctattttgaacatacactgttgttctagaggcttctgcccatagaaaaatatgaaggtcttgatcatgaatcatatcttttgcagcttcaactatagaattgttcttcctttcaacaaccccattttgttgagggttttaaggaacacaaaactccctcttgatccctgcctcaataaaaaaatcatgaaagctactcgaggtgtattcacctccattatcagaccttaaaGTTTTAATTTTCTTTACAGATAAATTTTCTATAAGatctttaaactctttaaactacctaggacttcattagactctttagaccttaagaaataaatccaagtcttcctagagtagtcatctataaaagttacataatacaaacatccattTAGGGAgggaattgacattggaccacataaatctaaatgtacaagatctagtatttctttagacctactttcactactatgaaaaggacttttaatatttttacccatagcacaacctttacaagtaccatcatttaCATGAATAAGTTAAGGAATACCTTTTAATCCAAAGATGGAAGAGACCTgaagtgaagatgtccaagtcttttGTGCCAAAGTTTGCTAGAACTGGAAGAATCGTGAATAAGAGCTTGAACTGGGAGAGTGGAGAGTTTGTATTAAATCTCATGTCGATTTCAAATCACACGAGCAGTCTTGATGTTGGAGTTTTTAGACCAAGCAGGAACTCTTCCtttagaaaatgcaatttgatatccTTTATCCTCCAGGACTGAAATAGACACTAGGTTCCTCTTGATCCTTGGTATGAACAATACATCACTTAGGTGTAGAGAAACTCTAGATTCAAATTTTAGAGATGTAGCACCAACTCCACTTACAGCATAGCGAGCATCATCCCCAATAATGACATGAAGATATGACTCTTTCTCCACTAGATCAAAAAGGTGCTCCCGATGACCAATGATATGtcgagaggctccactatcaattaaccatttATCACTGTTTGTAGGAACATTTCCTGATAATGTtgatatgaaaagaaaaccattggaattatcttcattctccttctgagatgagacttcattgatgtttgctccttgatgattatgtcttgtcaaacaatcctttgcaatgtgaccaaacttgtcacacctaaaacactggatgcgagagagatctttcttcctcttcctagaATCAGGTGTAGAATCTGATTTGAAATATCCATTCTTTTTGAAGTTGACCTTCTTCCAATATTTTAgtttcttggtagattgagtggcaagaacatgTGTATCTTTATTTTGAGAACTCTTGATGATTTGTCTAGCAGTCaatctttattcttcttgaatataatctacatgaagtcaatcaaatttaagcaattttgaccttccacttatgctttgaataaatggctcccatgaaCGAGGCAGACCATTCAAGGCTAGCATAACAAGGTCTTTATCTATCACTCGATCACCAATTGCACATAGTCAATCTCTCAATTCTAaaattttcatgaagtaggtgatgatTGAATCTCCTTTTGTCATCTTCACTTGGTGTAGTTGCTGTCTCAAGGCAAGAGCCCTACTTACgttgttaatctcatataaacCCTCCAGGGTCTTGAAAATATCTCTTGCAGTTGTCATTTTGGAGATGAGAGGCACCAAGCGATCCCTCACGGAGTCGATTAATATCTTCTTCACCTTCATTGCATTCTTCTTGAATTATAGTTTCTGCTCATGATCTTCAGGTTTGGATAAATCCTTCTCCTCTATGAATTGAAGaatatcattttcttcaagtgcaataagcactctaaacttccatgaggtgaagttagatgcgccTTCAAGTCTATCTTCGACTTTAAGACCGTTCACCATTTTCGGGACTTAGAGGTACTGCTCGACATAGAGAGAGGAAAGAATGCTTAGAAGTTGAAGAGAATTTGATCAGGATCTTCTTTCACCATGGCtgtgataccatgttaagtttatgATCAGATTATAATATAAACAAAATTCTCCACAAATGAATAGTATGAACACTaagttaccctaggaaaaccctccttATGAAGGTGAAAAACCTAGCCACAAAAATCTCAGTTATATTTAATCAAGTTtgaatatgatttacaaagaatggCTTCACTGCTTGAAGCTTTATGCACACAATAGTATAACACACAAGATAATAAATCGGACTGTTGTAGAGTAAATCGGCCAGCTATAGAAGATCGAACTACTATAGTAGATAACATGATCTGCTAGAGAATATGCAATATGCTTACTGACTATATATGTCTTCAATCTGCCTCTAAGGTATGATAAAGTCTTAACTCGTTGTATCTTTCCGATCTAAGTATATCGCATATATCTATCACCACAAACCAAGAGGGAAGATGCACTAACCATTTATATTGACTCCGATGTCTTACCAATAAGGATGTCTCTTCATGACACTCCAAATCGGATTTCACTAAAACATTATTGACTATACACAAAATCTATTCATTAATAATACAATCGGTTATATATAATTTGATTGTCCAATGTTAACACACccgataaatatattttaatgatTAATCATCGAAACCCTAATGCAATATGTTCGATATTTAATGCATAACTAAATTAGTTTACTAGATATGCAAGGCCGATAGAATATCTACTAATCGGCCCTGAAGGATTAGTTCTGATGCTACATCATCAACAATTTAAATGATCAATTGTgacatattattatatattaaatactcTAAAATAATATATACTCATTTCATTTTTTAGGTACATCATTTGCATCAATCATCCACTTTCGTTATTGAATAAAAGATCATCTTCTTTTTATTAATTGACATTCATTATCAAAGAAATACTTCAAAGCCTATTTTGACACAAAGGGACTAAGTGGTTTACATCAACAATAAACAATTGATTATTATTCATTGCCATCCACATATATGTATAAATTGCCTACCCCACTTATCACATTCCTTTTACAATTTGATTTAGTCTTGCTTGGTAAAGTCACAACCTTGAGGAAGTTAGTACGCTCCCACAATTTAATAGTTGTAGAGTACTCCTTAGGCCTCCAAGATTTTCCTTATTTTATATATCATGAAACATTTTTTATTGAAATTATTGAAGACCCTCTAGTTTAAATAAAAGTCAAACTTTCAAAATAAAGTTACAGATTTTTAGACAAGATTGCAGCCAAAAATCTATTCTCATTAATTTGATTTTGTCTTAAATATTGAGACACCCAAATTTATTGTCCAACCCTTAAATACACAATTTAATATAAGACCAAGAAACCAAACCTTTACCATGACTTCCAAATATTAAAAAAGGAATTTCAATTTAATTTCAATGTCTTAaataacatctctctctctctctctctctctctctctctctctctctctctctcatacttACACATATatttctatttctccctctccctctccctatataCATATTTATCATATTATCtctcccctacctcttcctctctatctatctccttgtctctatctctctatttgtaTCTCTCCTCTACCTCTCCTCTATCTTTATATCTACTTTTATATACTCTAAACTAATGAAACTATTGGTAGGAACTTGATACTTTGTGTCCCTTGTTTTTGTGATTGGattttaggtttttattttttcaaaaataccAATTAGTTGCAAAACTTCTTTAAGATAAAAATAAGTTTAAACTTatgaaaaaaatcaataatatttaaattagaaaataaaattataaagatcttattattcatttatttcaataaataataattaaattttattatatatcatttctttgtgatatgttttgaaaaaaaaaaagatggtGAGAAGTTTCTTCAATAGCGTGGACTATAAAATGTACATTTTATTATTGTATGAATATAGTATCTAATTTGGACATTTTGGTGCATCAATTGCTCCTAATCTTGAACTACCACTCTTACATGTTTAGTTGTTCGGTTCCTCCTTTTCTAATGGTTTATAATTTCTTGGACTAAGTCAGCCACATAGTGTTATCTCATGAAAAAAATCGTgcacccacttgcaaatctaaaaTATCAAAATTATGAAGCTCCCACTTTTGAGGTTATCTTTCTAGGAAATTATGTGTTTTGAAGCTCCCACTTTTGATGTTATCCATGTGTGAGGGCATCAAACATGTACATTTAGTTACATCACTTTGTCTAATTCATAAATATATCTCAAATGCATTAGTTATAAATATTTATATGGCATGCAATTGATATTCTTATTTCATTGATAGTGTTTGATTTCTATCAAGGAAGTGACTACTATCCTCTATATCCTTAGTTTCACACTAGACTTATTTTTCAACATAAGATATTTCTCATATGCAATTTTGAAAATAGACAAATGGGTTTTATACTTCATAAACATGAAATTTGGTAGTGCACATAAATTTTAGAGATATAAGTGTCACAAGACTATATTATATGTGTAATTTATTCATAGGCTATAGAAAGAATAATGTTTATTAATTGTCACTTATATAAATATTGATGGATCTTCTAGGGGGAATCTTAGGCATTCTAGTGTTGGTGGTATTGGCAAAATTGGTTCTAGTGACATTCAATTTTTCTTTTCCATTTATAAAGGGTTTCAGATGAATAAATTCATGGAGACTCTTGTCATCTTGTACACTATGGAGAAAGGTTGCTCTCTTGGATGGAAATTGATTCTTTGTGAATATATTGAATGAGTGGTGATTGGATGCTACTAACTAGGGATTAGCCATGGTTATTAGGAAGATTCTAAGCCTAAGCGAGTTTTTTGACTTTGTTCCCTTTTCTCATATTCCCTGAGAGTATAGTAGAGTAGAAAattgcttagccaaatgggtgtTTGAATGACTAGAGGGTTGGAATGTTGTAGACAAGGGACATTTACCTTTGGATTTATATCACAAGTTCAAGCAATTACTTGTGAAGGTTAAGGTTATTTAATTAGTTTTTCTTTGTTGGATTGTTGGCCATATCTATTTTGTAATTTTCTTTTGTGATTAAATTTTTTTGCTCTTTTTgtgaaaaaaaatattatgaattaGAAAGGAATACTCCAAAAAAAATTTACTTTAATCAATATGAACTCATTCATCATCTTAATTTATTCTGAATTTAAACTCCATATTTTAAACTTGTAGATTTCTCATTATATTTTTGAAGAATTCTATTCTATTTTTTCGGTAATTCCATGTTTCATGCCAATCCTTCATAGTGTAGACACCTATATTTCACCACTCTAATGTTGTTAATAGTTTACTTTTCTCTTATTGACTTATGAATTTTATCATATTAATTATTAAATCACTGCatgattaattaattgatttatctaATTAAAACCTTCTAATAACATCCCATATATAGTTAATTGATTAATCATTATTaattaatgaatttatttattaataaatacacatattaaattaatataaataaataaatttaagtcTGCTTATTCACATTTCAGTCAATGCCAAAATAGTTGGCTTAACATTCAAGTCACTTGACTACTCAAGTAACCTctttaaataattaattgaatcAATTGACTAAATAAACAAGTTaatttaattgactaattaatcaaataaataacaataaatgaTACCTCTAaaaccaaatttcatcaaattaATCTTTGCCTTAAATTTCTCATGCAAAAATCTATAAATCTACTCTTCCTCAATATGATCATGGAGAAATTATAACGTGCTAAAAACTTTGTCAAACATCACATCCACTCTCAGGTCATGTTAATCCAACAAAGACCTGACAATTAGAGTTTATTTGACAAGAAATAAATATGTAGTTAAAGTTGTGATTGGATAGTGCTTGTTCTTGAAGATATGTATGAAttgttaatttctataacccaacaacaaattatttgctcaatacaaaaATCCATCTTTTCTCCTCCAATTTGGTGAAATATTTTTTGACTCTCATCATGTGGCAAGAAGCCTCACTATCAATATACCATAAAATTTTGGCAATTGAACTTGAGAGACATGCAATGAGTGAAGAATCATTCTCAAACCATGTTGCAAACTTTTCCACCTCTGCAGTAGCCGTAACTTTCTTCTTCGACTTACCCTTGTTTTTCTTATTTGGGCATTAACTAGCATAGTGACCCATCTGATGGCAACAAAAACATTTTATCTTACTCAAATCTTTCTTCTTCCCATCCTTGGAAGAAGACCCTTCAGTTTTCCCTTTAGTTAATTTATGCTTGCCCTTACTCACaagagcaagattttcttcatctttaactttcTTTGTTTGGCCTCCATGATGAGAACTTTCATGGATCTCCTCCTAGAAAATCATCCCAAAGCCTTGCCCAGTCGAATAAGTGATCTCTATCGACAATTCACTTAACAAACACTTCCCAGTTCTTTGAGAAGTCATTTAGGGCTATCCACATGAGCTCATCTTCAACAATCATCTCTCCAACAACATCCAACTCATCCCTGACTTGTGTGAATCTGGATAAGTAAGAGGTCACACTTTTAGCCTTggacatcttggtgttatgtaacTTGTCGTTGAATATCATCTTATAACTCTAATAGTTTCTTTGATAGATTTTTGTGAGTGTATCCCACATTTCTTTGGAAATGTCTTTCTTGGatagatgataaatcaaatgatattttACCTCATCAAGGATAATCCTCTAAGACTTGGCCTCCTTGATTTCATATGAATCTAAGGCAATAAGATCATTTACTAGTGGAGTCATTTTCATACTAGCATAGGTCCACAACCTATTCTCCTTGAGAACAGATGTAATCTGAAACTTCCAATGTAAGAAGTTAGATGCACCCTCAAGCTTGTCCTCATACTGAACACTGATTGCCATTGCAAAATAAGACGCTCAAAGAAATTGAAACGTGAAACCTGGATAAATCTGTAAAACAAAAATAGGCATTGTATTCAGAGTTTAGAGCTCTGATACTATGTTAATTTCTATAATCTAGCAACAGATTAATTACTCAATAAATTCACAAAAAGAACGATTTAAGTCAATCTGATTTATAACAACTAATACACTAGGTCAATTAACAAAATGAATAGAGGAAGCAAATTAAAATGAAACAAAACACATGAACACAAATAACACTGATATACCCAGGAAACCCCAATACGGGGAAAAACCTAcaatgttgaatcttctattcatCTTTTAGAGAAAACTTTCCTTTTGAATACAATCGTACTTGCTACAACAATTTTACATATATAACCTTCTTGATGAAAAAATCAACTATGCAATAGAAGTGAAACTTTCCTCAAGCAACACATTCTAAGAGAAAGTTTCCTTCCATGATGCAAACTGGAACTTTCCTTAAATGAAGCAAGAGAAAGGAAACTTGTCTCACATAACTAAAACTATCCATACATAAAACTACTCGTAGTGTAAACCTCACAACTCTAGGAAATAATTTatttacaaaataaaaaacattatcctactaaacattcaaaacaagctgcacttaagcaacttccacaaCCACACCTTCCTAACTATAGAAATATAACACGACTTTCATCTATGATTCAATTGAGACTGGTTAGATAATGAATGAATAAGGATGATCAAAGTTCATGGTAGATAGAGAGAAAATGGTCTATTTCTCATTATCTTCTCCCTTACAATCTTCTCTTCTTCGCCACTAAGGTAAGAAGAAACTAGACAAAAACCTCTCATCGTAGTCACTGATCTTGGCAAGCTTGGAAACCTCAAAGTTATTTTTAATGATTGACAGGTGTTGACATATAGGTATAATAAGAGAAAATTATGTTTACAACTGATTTGTTTTCTTGTTTAAGATCAATATTTGAATATAAAGTTATGGATACTTTCAACGTATTTTGACAAATGGATAGTTACAATGTCATCTCAAGAAGATTGGCCCTTCAATAAGATGAAAATGTCCATATACAGAAAACATGAGTAcatgtttaaatattttatttttgtgtaGGAAGATACAtagaattttatatttttgttATAGGTCTACACATCATATTTCTGCTCTTCATTCATAAAGGTGTTTCAATCTTAAAGACTAAATatgtttattattaattttatttattgtatcaACTTTGGAAGTTCTAAAAAGAGGGGACTAGTATCATAGGTTGCTATGTTGGGACTATGATGGTTTATTCTATTTACTATGATGATAACTAGTTCAATGGAAGAGTCATAGAGAGTTATTTTTTGATAGCTTGTATTAATGGTGGAGTTCACTTTTAACAAGTGGTGTTAGGAATGTGTTGCATATGGGAAGGTGACCATTATGATGAGTTATATGTTAGTACTTTGGAAAGTTTCTATGTACAACATGTCATGAAAATGGCAACTTGTTTTCTATGTCACCACATACCTTTTTGGAATTGGAGTTGGTTTTAAAAACCATGGGCACTTTCTGATTGTattgagctctataaatatgtggATTCTTAGTGTATAGATGATAGGTTGGATATCTTCTAAGAAGCTTTCGTGTTGgattttctccaaaaaaaaaattgttgatgcaATTGTTACCTAATTTTGCTtctagctcaatcaggtagagctggAGTAGCATTTACATTGAAGATTGAAAGTACATATCAATTTATGCTAAGTGTTCATACAAGCAAGAGATTCTATCAAATGAAAATGGATTCAGTGCACATTTTCAGAAGCAACAAAGAATATACAATGGaacataaagaattttttttttattcataAATATCAAAGGTTGAATGTCCCACACAAGTCGTGGGAAATTTATCTGAAGAAA contains:
- the LOC131876320 gene encoding uncharacterized protein LOC131876320, producing the protein MTSRLGAVLGLIALPAILLGQATEAVDFEFSNNAQGTTGGNRFDQEIGQSGALEIMDSSTKFIWDTFQQQSAADRKNVVKVTLIIESMECISYTSADEIHLSADYVGSYGGDVKAEIRGVLYHEMTHVWQWNGQGNAPDGLIRGIADYVRLTAGLAPPHWVKPGSGDKWYHGYEVTAYFLQYCDSISSGFVANINAKMASGWDLGFFIDLTGKSVDQLWSDYKNTKYASSDKIVTVSVFLVIVIKEQLI